Genomic window (Culex pipiens pallens isolate TS chromosome 3, TS_CPP_V2, whole genome shotgun sequence):
CAAACCGTGCGAAACTTGTCCTCCTCTGGAGTGCAACTGCTGCCGCGTCCGGAACGACGACCCGGATGTCAAACATCGGCAAAAGCCACCCAGCCACGATCATTTCAGTACCGGGTGCGACCAAGATGGCGGCACCTGCTCGCGAAACTCCAGTAGGCTGCGCTTTAACGTTCACGTCAGAAAGGAATCCACCTGACAAATCCAGAAGCAAAGATGTACACCAAGAAGATCAACACGAAAAATGACATGCAGAACACGGTCACGATGGCGTCGTTCCACGGCCACAGTCCGTGCGCCCCCGGACCGATTCGAATCCCGGTAGGTACTGCAAACTCAAAACCTCACCAAAAAGGTATTCAAACTTGAGACCATTTCTTCCCGCGTGTGGACACAGAACTCGCCCATGCTGGAGTGCCGGCACCGCTACCTGGAGCAGATGAAGACGACCTTCTCGACGGTGCAGGTGTCGTTCGTCAACACGACCTGCCCGAAGCCCCAGGAATGCTTCTCGTCCAGCGAGTATGGCGAGAGTGTGTCCAAGACAGGGAAGGCCATTGCTGACAGCTTCCAAGCGCCGCCGCCCTGCTGCATCGTGGGACCGTGCTAT
Coding sequences:
- the LOC120413670 gene encoding uncharacterized protein LOC120413670 — encoded protein: MYTKKINTKNDMQNTVTMASFHGHSPCAPGPIRIPNSPMLECRHRYLEQMKTTFSTVQVSFVNTTCPKPQECFSSSEYGESVSKTGKAIADSFQAPPPCCIVGPCYPYCF